One Anolis carolinensis isolate JA03-04 chromosome 5, rAnoCar3.1.pri, whole genome shotgun sequence DNA segment encodes these proteins:
- the cand1 gene encoding cullin-associated NEDD8-dissociated protein 1 — protein sequence MASASYHISNLLEKMTSSDKDFRFMATNDLMTELQKDSIKLDDDSERKVVKMILKLLEDKNGEVQNLAVKCLGPLVSKVKEYQVETIVDTLCTNMLSDKEQLRDISSIGLKTVIGELPPASSGSALAANVCKKITGRLTSAIAKQEDVSVQLEALDIMADMLSRQGGLLVNFHPSILTCLLPQLTSPRLAVRKRTIIALGHLVMSCGNIVFVDLIEHLLTELSKNDSMSTTRTYIQCIAAISRQAGHRIGEYLEKIIPLVVKFCNIDDDELREYCIQAFESFVRRCPKEVYPHVTTIINICLKYLTYDPNYNYDDEDEDENAMDADGGDDDDQGSDDEYSDDDDMSWKVRRAAAKCLDAVVSTRHEMLPEFYKTVSPALIGRFKEREENVKADVFHAYLSLLKQTRPVQSWLCDPDAMEQGETPLTMLQSQVPNIVKALHKQMKEKSVKTRQCCFNMLTELVNVLPGALTQHVPVLVPGIIFSLNDKSSSSNLKIDALSCLYVILCNHAPQVFHPHVQALVPPVVACVGDPFYKITSEALLVTQQLVKVIRPLDQPSSFDATPYIKDLFTCTIKRLKAADIDQEVKERAISCMGQIICSLGDNLGSDLPSTLQIFLERLKNEITRLTTVKALTLIAGSPLKIDLRPILGEGVPILASFLRKNQRALKLGTLAALDILIKNYSDSLTAAMIDAVLDELPPLISESDMHVSQMAISFLTTLAKVYPSSLSKISGSILNELIGLVRSPLLQGGALSAMLEFFQALVVTGTSNLGYMDLLRMLTGPVYSQSTALTHKQSYYSIAKCVAALTRACPKEGPAVVGQFIQDVKNSRSTDSIRLLALLSLGEVGHHIDLSGQIELKSVILEAFSSPSEEVKSAASYALGSISVGNLPEYLPFVLQEITSQPKRQYLLLHSLKEIISSASVQGLKPYVENIWSLLLKHCECAEEGTRNVVAECLGKLTLIDPETLLPRLKGYLASGSSYARSSVVTAVKFTISDHPQPIDPLLKNCIGDFLKTLEDPDLNVRRVALVTFNSAAHNKPSLIRDLLDTVLPHLYNETKVRKELIREVEMGPFKHTVDDGLDIRKAAFECMYTLLDSCLDRLDIFEFLNHVEDGLKDHYDIKMLTFLMLVRLSTLCPSAVLQRLDRLVEPLRATCTTKVKANSVKQEFEKQDELKRSAMRAVAALLTIPEAEKSPLMSEFQSQISSNPELAAIFESIQKDSSSTNLESMDTS from the exons GTTCATGGCAACAAATGACTTGATGACTGAGCTACAGAAAGATTCTATCAAGCTAGATGATGACAGTGAAAGGAAGGTTGTGAAAATGATTTTGAAGTTGTTGGAAGATAAAAATGGTGAAGTACAAAATTTAGCTGTCAAATG CCTCGGGCCATTAGTGAGTAAAGTGAAAGAATACCAAGTGGAGACGATTGTAGATACCCTTTGTACTAATATGCTTTCTGATAAAGAGCAGCTGCGTGATATTTCAAGCATTGGCCTTAAAACAGTCATTGGAGAACTTCCTCCTGCTTCCAGTG GTTCTGCATTAGCAGCTAATGTTTGTAAAAAGATCACTGGTCGTCTCACTAGTGCAATTGCCAAGCAAGAAGATGTGTCTGTTCAGTTAGAGGCCTTGGACATTATGGCTGATATGCTGAGCAG GCAAGGAGGACTGCTCGTTAACTTCCATCCTTCTATTCTGACCTGTCTGCTTCCTCAGCTGACTAGTCCAAGGCTTGCTGTGAGAAAAAGAACCATCATTGCTCTTGGTCATCTTGTTATGAGTTGTGGCAACATAGTGTTTGTTGATCTTATTGAGCATCTGTTGACAGAGCTTTCTAAAAATGATTCCATGTCAACAACTAGGACCTATATACAGTGTATTGCTGCCATCAGTAGGCAAGCAGGTCATAGAATAG GTGAATACCTGGAGAAAATTATACCTTTGGTAGTCAAATTTTgtaatatagatgatgatgaactTCGAGAATATTGCATTCAAGCATTTGAATCTTTCGTTAGGAG ATGTCCAAAAGAAGTTTATCCTCATGTCACTACCATTATAAACATTTGTCTTAAATACCTTACCTATGATCCCAATTACAattatgatgatgaggatgaagaTGAGAATGCTATGGATGCTGAtggtggagatgatgatgatcaaG GGAGTGATGATGaatatagtgatgatgatgacatgAGCTGGAAGGTTAGACGTGCAGCTGCAAAATGCTTGGATGCTGTAGTCAGTACCCGGCATGAAATGCTACCCGAGTTCTACAAGACAGTATCTCCTGCTTTAATTGGTAGATTCAAGGAACGAGAGGAGAATGTAAAAGCAGATGTTTTCCATGCCTACCTCTCTCTTTTGAAACAAACTCGACCTGTGCAGAGTTGGCTTTGTGATCCTGATGCAATGGAACAAGGAGAGACACCTTTAACAATGCTCCAAAGTCAG GTTCCCAACATCGTTAAAGCCTTGCACAaacaaatgaaggaaaaaagtgtGAAGACTCGTCAGTGTTGTTTTAACATGCTAACTGAATTAGTGAATGTTTTACCTGGTGCTCTCACACAACATGTTCCTGTACTTGTCCCAg GTATAATTTTTTCACTGAATGACAAATCAAGTTCCTCTAATCTGAAGATAGATGCTTTATCGTGTTTGTATGTGATCCTCTGCAATCACGCTCCTCAAGTTTTCCATCCTCACGTTCAGGCCTTGGTGCCTCCTGTTGTCGCATGTGTTGGAGACCCATTttataaaataacatcagaagCTCTCCTGGTTACCCAACAGCTTGTGAAGGTCATTCGCCCTCTGGATCAGCCTTCTTCTTTTGATGCCACTCCTTATATCAAAGATTTGTTTACTTGTACAATCAAGAGACTGAAAGCTGCTGATATTGATCAGGAAGTAAAAGAGAGGGCAATTTCCTGTATGGGTCAAATCATTTGCAGTCTTGGTGACAATCTTGGCTCTGATTTACCTAGTACACTTCAGATCTTCTTAGAGAGACTGAAAAATGAGATCACTCGGTTGACCACTGTGAAGGCTTTGACTCTTATAGCTGGTTCTCCTCTGAAGATAGATCTAAGGCCAATTCTAGGAGAAGGTGTTCCTATTCTTGCATCCTTTCTCCGAAAGAACCAGCGCGCTTTGAAACTTGGGACACTTGCTGCTTTAGACATTTTAATCAAAAACTACAGTGACAGTTTGACAGCTGCTATGATTGATGCTGTCCTAGATGAGCTTCCACCTCTTATTAGTGAGAGTGATATGCATGTCTCACAAATGGCTATCAGTTTTTTGACCACACTAGCTAAGGTTTatccttcctctctctcaaaaATCAGTGGGTCTATACTGAATGAACTTATTGGGCTAGTGAGGTCACCACTTTTGCAGGGTGGAGCACTTAGTGCCATGTtagaatttttccaagctctggttgtaACTGGAACAAGTAATTTGGGATATATGGACTTACTGCGCATGCTAACAGGGCCAGTGTATTCTCAGAGTACAGCACTTACTCATAAGCAGTCTTATTATTCCATTGCCAAATGTGTAGCTGCCCTTACCCGAGCATGCCCCAAAGAGGGACCAGCAGTAGTAGGTCAATTTATTCAGGATGTCAAGAATTCAAGATCTACAGATTCCATTCGTCTTTTAGCTTTGCTTTCTCTTGGGGAAGTTGGACATCATATTGACTTAAGTGGGCAAATAGAGCTAAAATCTGTAATACTCGAAGCATTCTCCTCTCCTAGCGAAGAAGTGAAGTCTGCAGCTTCTTATGCATTGGGCAGCATCAGTGTCGGCAATCTTCCTGAATACCTTCCATTTGTTTTACAAGAAATAACCAGCCAGCCTAAAAGGCAATACCTTCTGCTCCATTCCTTGAAGGAGATAATTAGCTCTGCATCAGTTCAAGGTCTAAAACCATATGTGGAGAACATCTGGTCTTTGCTCCTGAAACACTGTGAGTGTGCAGAAGAGGGTACTAGGAATGTTGTTGCTGAATGCTTGGGCAAGCTTACATTAATAGACCCGGAAACACTACTTCCACGTCTCAAAGGATATTTGGCATCCG GATCATCATATGCTCGAAGTTCAGTGGTCACTGCTGTGAAGTTCACCATTTCTGATCATCCTCAACCCATAGATCCTTTATTAAAGAACTGTATAG GTGACTTTCTCAAAACATTGGAAGATCCAGATCTTAATGTGAGACGAGTAGCTCTGGTAACATTTAATTCAGCGGCACACAATAAGCCTTCGCTTATAAGGGACCTTCTAGATACTGTGCTTCCACATCTTTATAATGAAACAAAAGTCCGAAAAGAGTTAATAAGAGAG GTAGAAATGGGGCCTTTTAAGCATACAGTTGATGATGGTCTTGATATTAGGAAGGCAGCTTTTGAATGCATGTACACTCTTCTGGATAGTTGTCTGGATAGACTAGACATCTTTGAATTCTTAAACCATGTTGAAGATGGCTTGAAGGATCACTATGATATTAAG ATGCTAACATTTTTAATGCTGGTAAGATTGTCTACCCTATGTCCAAGTGCAGTATTGCAGAGGCTGGATAGACTGGTTGAGCCTTTGCGGGCTACATGTACAACTAAG gtaaaagcaaattctgTGAAGCAGGAATTTGAAAAGCAAGATGAACTGAAGCGTTCTGCCATGAGAGCAGTGGCAGCATTATTAACCATTCCAGAAGCAGAAAAGAGTCCTCTGATGAGTGAATTTCAGTCACAAATAAGCTCTAATCCTGAGCTTGCTGCCATCTTTGAAAGTATCCAAAAAGATTCATCATCTACTAATTTGGAATCAATGGACACTAGTTAA